CCAGACAGTGAGCTTCATCTTCTACCTGGGCTACTACAGCAGCCTCATCTTTCTCACAGTTATGACCGTGCATCGATATATGGCCGTGGTGCACCCACTCTCTATGCTTTTGAACAGCACCACATACTATTCCATTGGGATTTCTGCATTTATCTGGGTCCTGAGCTTCTGTGCCGCGACCCCTCATTTCATCTTCAGTGTGGTCATATTCCCTTTTGAAGAGGGCAGAGCTTACTGCAATTATAACAACATCAGATGGAAACTGATTGGCGTTTACCAGCAAAACATCTTCTTCCTCATTGCCTTCTTCACCATTGCTTTCTGCTACATTCGAATTCTCGGACGCCTGCTCAGACCCGTGTCACACACCCGTCCCAAGACCGTGAAGCTGATCTTCTGCATTGTGGTGGCTTTTTACTTGGGTTGGGCACCATACAATGTGGTCATCTTCCTCGATTCTCTGATACACTGGCAAATCTCACCATTCAACGAGTGTCATGTGAGCACCAGAGTGGATTATGTTTTTTACGTCTCCCGACTGGTGGCGTT
The genomic region above belongs to Pangasianodon hypophthalmus isolate fPanHyp1 chromosome 21, fPanHyp1.pri, whole genome shotgun sequence and contains:
- the xcr1b.1 gene encoding chemokine XC receptor 1, with the protein product MEKINSTEYYDNYSYDYDIPDHSCNKTEVMQFGTLVTPIFFTMVIMFSCVGNALVLWVLIKYENLKSMTNAFLLNLAISDLVFTFGLPFWASDLVLGWIFGEAVCQTVSFIFYLGYYSSLIFLTVMTVHRYMAVVHPLSMLLNSTTYYSIGISAFIWVLSFCAATPHFIFSVVIFPFEEGRAYCNYNNIRWKLIGVYQQNIFFLIAFFTIAFCYIRILGRLLRPVSHTRPKTVKLIFCIVVAFYLGWAPYNVVIFLDSLIHWQISPFNECHVSTRVDYVFYVSRLVAFSHCCLNPVFYVFMGVKFRDHLKKMLKSFCKKDDQPHDRPLSHLIYSNGEEISMF